TTCCGCACGATTGCGGAGTCGGTCGATCTGCCGGTCGTTCTGTACAACATCCCCGGTCGCAGCGTTATCAACATGACCGCCGAGACCACCCTGCGCCTCGCGCACGACGTCGAGAACATCGTGGCGGTCAAAGAAGCCAGCGGCAACTTCAGCCAGATCGGCGAGATTGCGCACGGAGCGCCGGATGGCTTTGAGGTCCTCTCGGGCAACGACGAGGACACACTCCCGCTCATGGCGCTGGGCGGAACCGGCGTGATCTCAGTGATCAGCCACATCGCCGGGCCGCGCTTCAAGGAGATGGTCATGGCTCAGGCCGCAGGTGACCATACAAAGGCACTGAGAATCCACCTCGAGTTGCTGCCGCTCATGAAGACGCTCTTCATGACGAGCAACCCGATCATGGTCAAGAAGGGTCTTGAGCTCCAAGGCTTCCCGGTGGGAGGCCTCAGGCTGCCCCTAATCGACGCTGACGAAGCTCAGACTGCGGAGTTGGCACGAGTCATGCGCCATACAGGGCTACTGGACTAACGACTGCTTCGGGCGGCGGCAACGCCGCCCGTTTGATATCTGGAGCACGACCGACTCCGCCGCCCGACAAGGGTGACGGTTAGCACGTACAGAATGCGGCGCACGTTTGAGCCGCGCGTTTGGCCGCATTCCCGCGGCCGAGAGGAGATTCGCCGAATACCTATGACCCAGAAACCAGAACGTCTTCGCGTCATCCCGCTTGGTGGGCTCGACGAGATCGGTAAGAACATGACCGTGTTCGAGTACGGCAACGACATGATCTTGGTCGATGCCGGCATCATGTTCCCCGACGACGATCACCCCGGTGTGGACTTGATCCTGCCCGACTTCTCCTACGTCACCAAGCGCAAGGACAAGCTGCGGGCCATCATCATCACGCACGGTCACGAGGACCACACCGGAGCGCTCCCGTACCTACTCAAGGACCTCGATAGGCAGATCCCGGTCCTAGGCACCAAGCTCACCTTGGGCTTGATCCAGGGCAAGCTTGAGGAGCACAAGCTCAAGAAGACCAAGCTGCGCGAGGTCAAGGCGGGCAGCCACGTCTCGCTCGGCCCCTTCGGTTGCGACTTCTTCGCCGTCAACCACTCAATCCCAGACGCGGTCGGCATCTTCATTCGCACCCCCGTGGCCAACGTCGTCCACACGGGCGACTTCAAGCTCGACCAGACCCCGATAGACGGTCGCATGACCGACTACGGCGCGCTGTGTAAGTTCGGCAAGGTGGGCGTCGACCTCCTGATGTCAGACTCCACCAACGCCGAGACCCCCGGCATCACAGCCTCCGAGGCCTCGGTGGGCGACGCTTTGCGCGACATCATCGGCAAGGCCGAGCAGCGCGTTATCGTGGCGTCGTTCTCGAGCCACATCCACCGCATCCAGCAGGTCTGCGATGCCGCAGTCGACGCTGGACGCAAGATCGTCGTCACCGGGCGCTCCATGATTACCAACACCAAGATCGCCCGCGAACTTGGCTACCTCGTCATCGCCGACGAGAACATCGTCGACGCCTACGACGCGCACGGACTGCCGCCCGAGAAGGTCGTGGTCATGTGCACCGGTAGCCAAGGCGAGCCTCTTTCGGCCCTCGCGCGTATGGCCAACGGCGACCACAAGACCGTCTCAGTCGAGCGCGGCGACACCGTGATTATCTCGGCGACACCGGTACCCGGCAACGAGAAAGCCGTCAGCCGCGTCATCAACCGGCTTGCCAAGGCGGGCGCGATTCTCAAGCACAAGAGCAACGCTAAGGTCCACGTCTCGGGTCACGCGGGTTCTGAAGAGCTCAAGCTCATGTTGAACCTCGTGCAGCCGACGTTCTTCATGCCTATCCATGGCGAGACGCGCCACCTGACTGCCCACGCTCGCCTCGCCGAATCAGTCGGCATGTATACCGAGGACATCTTCGTACTGGACAACGGCGACTGCCTCGAGCTCGGGCCCAATGGAGCCCTGGTCAGCGAGCGCGTCGAGCATGGCGTCGTGTACGTGGACGGCCTTGGGGTGGGCGATGTCGGCAACGTGGTCCTTCGCGACCGCCAGCTGCTTGCGCAGGACGGAATCGCCACGGTCGTGATCACAATCGACGGCCAGACCGGCAAGGTGATCGGCGAGCCGGAACTCGTTACGCGCGGCATCGTTTTCGGTGCCGAGGGCGACGCCCTGATGGCCGAGGCCCGCGCACGAGTGGCCAAGACGCTCGCGAAGACTGCCAAGGAAGGCGCCACCGATCAAGCTGTTATCAAGAATGCGGTTCGAGAGTCGCTTTCGCAGCTCCTGTGGGAGAAGATTCGCCGTCGTCCGATGATCATTCCAGTCGTCATGGAGGTCTAGCCAGTGACCCATGTTTGGGCCGTTGTTCTCGGCTGCGTTCAAGGCCTCGCCGAGTTCCTTCCAATCTCGTCGACCGCACACCTCAAACTCGTTCCGTGGCTCTTCCAAGTTCGCGACCCCATGCTGTCCAGCGCGGCGTTCGATATCGCGCTGCACGCCGGTAGTCTGGTCGCAATCCTGGCGGCGCTGTGGCGCGACTGGCTCGACATGTTTGTGGCAGCCTTTGGCGGCAAAGTCCCCGAGAGTCGTTCCGCTCTGGCCAGCGACTCACTGAAGCACCCAACGTTCGCGCGCAAGTTCATCGGGTTCTTGTTGCTGACCTCGATTCCGGGTGGAATCTTCGGCGTGCTGCTTGAGTCCAAGCTCGAGTACCTGTCCACTCCGGATGTCGCAGGTCACGTGGCCAGCGGACTCGACGCTGCGACCTTCCACTACGCGCCGCTTCTGCTCGGAGTGTGCCTCGTCGTCTTCGGTGTCGTCCTGTGGGCCGCAGACCGGTTCGTGAAGCGAGCGGACCCGCTCGAGTCGATGAACTGGTGGAAGGCGCTCCTGATCGGCTTTGCTCAGGCGGCTGCGCTGATTCCCGGCGTCTCGCGCTCCGGCTCGACCATGACGGCGGGTCGCCTGCTCGGTATCGAGCGCGAGAGCGTAGCGCGCTACTCGTTCATGGCGGCGGCTCCCATCATCGCGGGTGCAGCCATCTTCGGTCTGCGCGACGTACCTCTGGCGCAGTTGCTCTCCGTGGACTGGGTGCTCGGCTTTGTCGCCGCGGCCGTGTCGTCGGTCCTGGTCATGCGGTGGATGCTCGCGTACGTGAAGAACCACTCGTTTGCGGTGTTCATGTGGTACCGCATCGCCTTCGGTGTGCTGGTGATCGGCGTATTCTTCCTGCGCGGATAGGCCACCGAGGTCGACGAAACTCTATACTTGATTCCGCTAGGGATTCTCGTGACCGTCTCATTGCAGCCTGATTCGTAGTAGTAGGAGTCCGTGAATGCCGTCATCCGGCGCGCAATCGAAGACCGGCAAGCGCAGCGCACCAGCGCGTAGCGGCTCACGCAGCGCAACTCGAAGAACCACCAGCAAGCCCGGGATGCTTGACGACCGCTCCAAGCGCGAGATCGTCGGGGTGGCCTTGGCGCTGATCGGCGTGGCGCTGCTCATATCCGTACTGAGCCGCCATACCGGCGTCGTGACCGACGCTGGCGCGCTTGGACTCAAGCTTGCCTTCGGAGTGGGCGCCTACTTGATTCCCGTCTTCCTCGTCCTCTGGGGCGTCAGCTTCTTCGTGCGCGCCGAGATCCACGAGATTCGAACGGGTATCGGCCTCGGGGTGATCGCATTGGCGGTCATCTCTATCGCTGCGCTCATGAGCCCCAGCAGGCACCTGTTCGAGGCAGCGGTGCTCTCCGCTCACGGCGGCTACGTCGGTGCCGGGGTGGCTTGGGCGCTCATTTCGACCACGGGCGCGACTATCGGCTATGTGCTCTTGAGCGGGCTGGTCATCGTGGGGCTTATCATCACTGGGCTCTCAATCACGAGCCTCGTCGAGTGGGTCCGCGATGTCTTCGAGCGCGAGCCCGAGGCGCCCCGCGAGTCACGCTCGCGTCAGCGCGCGCCGCGCACCGTCCCGCTCGTCGGCGACGGCGCTGCCGAGACCGCGGTCGAGGCAGCGGCAGCTGATCTGGGTGTGAGACGCCGCAAGGCTGGCGACGGCCCGGATCCGGAGGCCGCGCGCAAGACCGTCCCCACGCCGCGCACTGTCTCGCCGCGGGCGATGGAGGGCTTCGTCTTGCCGCCGCTGACCATGCTGCATCAGACGCCCGCCGAGAGCGCGAGCAAGCACAAGGCGTCCGACGGCGAGCAGCGCGTCACCGCGACCGCAATCGCCGAGACACTTGCGAC
This is a stretch of genomic DNA from Coriobacteriia bacterium. It encodes these proteins:
- the dapA gene encoding 4-hydroxy-tetrahydrodipicolinate synthase, translated to MSTPRFGRMITAMVTPFSADLELDLTRAQELALKLVADGSDALVVCGTTGESPTVFYPQKIELFKAVIEAVGGKVPIIANAGDNCTADSVDFAREVEKLGVDGIMAVVPYYNKPPQEGLYRHFRTIAESVDLPVVLYNIPGRSVINMTAETTLRLAHDVENIVAVKEASGNFSQIGEIAHGAPDGFEVLSGNDEDTLPLMALGGTGVISVISHIAGPRFKEMVMAQAAGDHTKALRIHLELLPLMKTLFMTSNPIMVKKGLELQGFPVGGLRLPLIDADEAQTAELARVMRHTGLLD
- a CDS encoding undecaprenyl-diphosphate phosphatase — encoded protein: MTHVWAVVLGCVQGLAEFLPISSTAHLKLVPWLFQVRDPMLSSAAFDIALHAGSLVAILAALWRDWLDMFVAAFGGKVPESRSALASDSLKHPTFARKFIGFLLLTSIPGGIFGVLLESKLEYLSTPDVAGHVASGLDAATFHYAPLLLGVCLVVFGVVLWAADRFVKRADPLESMNWWKALLIGFAQAAALIPGVSRSGSTMTAGRLLGIERESVARYSFMAAAPIIAGAAIFGLRDVPLAQLLSVDWVLGFVAAAVSSVLVMRWMLAYVKNHSFAVFMWYRIAFGVLVIGVFFLRG
- a CDS encoding ribonuclease J, whose amino-acid sequence is MTQKPERLRVIPLGGLDEIGKNMTVFEYGNDMILVDAGIMFPDDDHPGVDLILPDFSYVTKRKDKLRAIIITHGHEDHTGALPYLLKDLDRQIPVLGTKLTLGLIQGKLEEHKLKKTKLREVKAGSHVSLGPFGCDFFAVNHSIPDAVGIFIRTPVANVVHTGDFKLDQTPIDGRMTDYGALCKFGKVGVDLLMSDSTNAETPGITASEASVGDALRDIIGKAEQRVIVASFSSHIHRIQQVCDAAVDAGRKIVVTGRSMITNTKIARELGYLVIADENIVDAYDAHGLPPEKVVVMCTGSQGEPLSALARMANGDHKTVSVERGDTVIISATPVPGNEKAVSRVINRLAKAGAILKHKSNAKVHVSGHAGSEELKLMLNLVQPTFFMPIHGETRHLTAHARLAESVGMYTEDIFVLDNGDCLELGPNGALVSERVEHGVVYVDGLGVGDVGNVVLRDRQLLAQDGIATVVITIDGQTGKVIGEPELVTRGIVFGAEGDALMAEARARVAKTLAKTAKEGATDQAVIKNAVRESLSQLLWEKIRRRPMIIPVVMEV